A region from the Candidatus Electrothrix scaldis genome encodes:
- the ilvD gene encoding dihydroxy-acid dehydratase has protein sequence MAIPLRSNETTQGRRMAGARALWRANGMTEEQIGKPIIAVVNSFTQMVPGHVHLHEIGQQVKRQIEAQGCFAAEFNTIAIDDGIAMGHDGMLYSLPSRELIADSVEYMCNAHKVDAMICISNCDKITPGMLMAAMRLNIPAIFVSGGPMEAGRVKGQERGYDLIDAMVMAGDQAVSDEEIAEVERAACPTCGSCSGMFTANSMNCLTEALGLSLPGNGTVVATHTNRLALFEQAAARIVAMCQAWYGNEDGSVLPRSIASKAAFNNAMALDIAMGGSTNTVLHILAVAYEAGVDFTMQDIDALSRKVPNLCKVAPSAAYHVEDVNRAGGILGILGELDRAGLLETSVSRADGLTLAQALAQFDIAGDSAGEAARSLYASAPGNKGRNLVMGSQDTLYDALDTDREKGCIRDMEHAYSKDGGLAVLYGNIAENGCIVKTAGVDPSILHFQGKAKVFHSQEAACEGILGGEITAGDVVFILYEGPKGGPGMQEMLYPTSYLKSMHLGAACALVTDGRFSGGTAGLSIGHASPEAADGGAIGLVRDGDPIDINIPERSISLQISAEELAQRRQEEEARGHKAFTPNRERTVPKSLQVYARFAASADKGAVRML, from the coding sequence ATGGCAATCCCCCTTCGCAGCAACGAAACGACCCAAGGCAGAAGAATGGCCGGAGCGCGCGCCCTGTGGCGGGCCAACGGCATGACCGAAGAACAGATCGGCAAACCTATTATCGCGGTGGTCAACTCCTTCACCCAGATGGTGCCCGGCCATGTCCATCTGCACGAGATCGGCCAGCAGGTGAAGCGACAGATCGAAGCACAGGGCTGCTTTGCTGCTGAGTTTAACACCATCGCCATTGACGACGGCATTGCCATGGGCCACGACGGTATGCTCTACTCCCTGCCCTCCCGCGAGCTGATCGCCGACTCGGTGGAGTATATGTGCAACGCCCATAAGGTGGATGCCATGATCTGCATCAGCAACTGCGACAAGATCACACCGGGGATGCTCATGGCTGCCATGCGCCTGAATATTCCGGCCATCTTTGTTTCCGGCGGGCCGATGGAAGCGGGTCGGGTTAAAGGACAGGAACGCGGTTACGACCTGATTGATGCAATGGTCATGGCAGGCGACCAGGCGGTCTCTGATGAGGAAATCGCTGAAGTGGAGCGGGCGGCCTGTCCCACCTGCGGTTCCTGCTCCGGCATGTTCACGGCCAACTCCATGAACTGCCTCACCGAGGCCCTGGGACTGTCCCTGCCCGGCAACGGTACTGTGGTGGCCACCCACACCAATCGCCTTGCCCTGTTCGAGCAGGCAGCCGCCCGCATCGTGGCTATGTGCCAGGCATGGTACGGCAACGAAGATGGTTCGGTACTGCCCCGTTCCATTGCCAGCAAGGCCGCATTCAACAATGCGATGGCCCTGGATATCGCGATGGGCGGTTCCACCAACACCGTGCTCCATATCCTGGCTGTAGCCTACGAGGCCGGGGTGGATTTTACCATGCAGGATATTGATGCCCTGTCCCGCAAGGTGCCCAACCTCTGCAAGGTGGCCCCTTCTGCTGCCTATCATGTAGAGGATGTGAACCGGGCAGGCGGTATCCTGGGAATTCTCGGCGAACTGGATAGGGCTGGTTTACTGGAAACATCAGTGAGCAGGGCCGACGGTCTGACCCTGGCGCAGGCCCTGGCGCAGTTTGATATTGCCGGAGACAGCGCAGGCGAAGCAGCCCGTAGCCTCTACGCCAGTGCGCCGGGCAATAAAGGCCGCAATCTGGTCATGGGATCACAGGACACCCTGTACGATGCGCTGGATACAGATCGGGAAAAAGGCTGCATTCGTGATATGGAGCATGCCTATTCCAAGGACGGTGGACTGGCGGTGCTGTACGGAAATATTGCTGAGAACGGCTGCATCGTGAAAACCGCAGGGGTTGACCCGTCCATCCTCCATTTTCAGGGTAAGGCCAAGGTCTTTCATTCGCAGGAGGCAGCCTGCGAGGGCATTCTGGGCGGAGAGATTACAGCAGGTGATGTGGTCTTTATCCTCTATGAGGGTCCCAAAGGTGGACCGGGGATGCAGGAGATGCTCTATCCTACCTCCTACCTGAAGTCCATGCACCTCGGAGCAGCATGCGCTCTGGTCACGGACGGACGCTTTTCCGGGGGCACTGCCGGTCTGTCTATCGGCCATGCCTCCCCGGAAGCAGCAGACGGCGGGGCTATCGGGCTGGTCCGGGATGGCGATCCCATTGATATTAACATCCCGGAACGGAGTATTTCTCTCCAGATCAGCGCAGAGGAACTTGCCCAACGTCGTCAGGAAGAAGAGGCCCGTGGCCATAAAGCCTTTACTCCCAACCGGGAGAGAACAGTTCCCAAGTCCTTGCAGGTCTATGCCCGTTTTGCCGCTTCAGCGGACAAGGGGGCGGTACGGATGCTGTAG
- a CDS encoding IS1380 family transposase encodes MKSKQNKRSARVSPKKIQINKGAKGVTAQAGLIPAVKFLQKHNVGQLIQETLEHQRGATATYDAVDIIFLPLIAIIGGARSISNIATVWADSVLCRIAGWRLIPDETTFGRLFRTFSYRHINNLEVLNHRLRARMWRKGLRSGKSKVGAAHCLVVDVDSTEKTVYGSQQGAAKGFNPHKRGAKSYHPLLAFCAESKEILQGWLRCGNAYTSNGIVEFTKQLLAHLPNGTRILFRGDSGFFVGALLDLLDQYGHSYLIKVKLKGLVTLLSKQSWEPVPGQAGWEQCIFFHKCTTWSSTRLFVAVRREKPADPAKPATLFEMKEFDYFCYVVSEIADPWQVHKRYGQRATCETWIEEAKNQTALVHIKTEDFWANSVLFQAAILAYNTIRWMALLSGNAVLRRWEPGTIRTFLVRVAGKYTTGGRQQKLFVPERMLYSTQWDDWVAVGLY; translated from the coding sequence ATGAAGTCTAAACAGAATAAACGATCTGCCCGAGTCTCGCCCAAAAAAATACAAATTAATAAAGGAGCAAAAGGGGTTACAGCACAGGCAGGCTTGATTCCTGCCGTAAAGTTCCTGCAAAAACATAATGTTGGCCAGCTTATCCAGGAAACTTTAGAACATCAACGCGGAGCCACCGCCACTTATGATGCAGTTGATATAATATTTCTCCCTTTGATAGCTATTATCGGCGGAGCTCGTTCTATCAGCAATATTGCAACAGTCTGGGCAGATAGCGTACTTTGCCGGATAGCAGGATGGCGGTTAATCCCGGACGAAACAACCTTTGGCCGCCTTTTTCGAACATTCAGCTATCGTCATATCAATAACCTGGAAGTTCTTAATCATCGGTTGCGTGCTCGCATGTGGCGTAAGGGATTGCGATCCGGGAAAAGTAAAGTCGGTGCAGCCCACTGTCTGGTTGTTGATGTGGATTCCACAGAAAAGACGGTATACGGTTCTCAGCAAGGAGCGGCCAAAGGGTTTAATCCACATAAACGCGGTGCAAAATCGTATCATCCTCTGCTTGCATTTTGCGCTGAAAGCAAAGAGATATTGCAAGGGTGGCTTCGATGCGGCAATGCCTATACAAGTAATGGTATTGTCGAGTTTACCAAGCAACTTCTGGCACACCTTCCCAATGGAACCCGGATTTTGTTCAGGGGCGACAGCGGTTTTTTTGTTGGTGCCCTGCTTGATCTTTTGGATCAGTATGGTCATAGTTACCTGATCAAGGTTAAGCTCAAGGGGCTGGTCACCCTTCTGTCCAAACAATCCTGGGAGCCGGTCCCCGGGCAGGCCGGTTGGGAACAATGTATCTTTTTTCATAAATGTACGACCTGGTCTTCGACCCGACTCTTTGTTGCGGTCCGCAGAGAGAAACCGGCTGACCCGGCAAAACCAGCGACCCTGTTTGAGATGAAGGAGTTCGATTACTTCTGTTATGTGGTCAGTGAGATTGCTGATCCATGGCAGGTCCACAAACGATACGGCCAACGAGCAACTTGTGAAACCTGGATTGAGGAAGCAAAAAACCAGACTGCGTTGGTACATATCAAGACAGAAGATTTCTGGGCAAATAGTGTGTTGTTTCAAGCTGCTATTCTGGCATACAACACGATACGATGGATGGCTTTATTGAGCGGTAATGCTGTATTACGTCGCTGGGAGCCAGGTACAATTCGTACATTTCTCGTTCGGGTGGCTGGGAAGTATACTACTGGTGGACGGCAGCAAAAGCTATTTGTTCCCGAACGAATGCTGTATTCCACTCAGTGGGATGACTGGGTGGCGGTGGGGCTGTACTGA
- a CDS encoding ribbon-helix-helix protein, CopG family, producing MSGIKTAISLDEHLFNEVKETARDLNTSRSGVIRQALLEFMERRRNQRLLDQLNAVYKDEPTEEEENIVRSMRNVQQGITEQEPW from the coding sequence ATGTCCGGGATAAAAACAGCGATTTCCTTGGATGAGCATCTGTTCAATGAAGTCAAAGAGACGGCTCGTGACCTGAATACGTCCAGAAGCGGTGTGATCAGGCAGGCATTGCTTGAGTTTATGGAGAGACGGCGGAATCAGCGTCTGCTTGATCAGCTGAATGCGGTGTATAAGGACGAGCCGACAGAGGAAGAAGAAAATATTGTCCGATCAATGCGGAATGTGCAGCAGGGGATAACAGAGCAGGAGCCGTGGTGA
- a CDS encoding ATP-binding protein has protein sequence MRTKEIHNTLTGRLPQGVYAIKKGIFCYILAGMVLLGLVYLISVFWMYRQQDEVRFQEWKQTVEDVYSNRINEAENNLRALLMVLRENPALQQYFLARDRDLLLETSHNLERKLSQEYHITHFYYHLPNRVNFLRVHQPQRYGDRIDRFTIEEASKTGEIASGLELGPLGTLTLRAVIPWYVGGKLIGYLELGRELASVVSAFRQSDTVDGYLLTVKKQLVERKGWALGMAMLNRSADWSAFSDRVIMINTLPERFAYLGREQGEDHRFQNFLHRFIFPENMFYMIYDRPLLDISGRQVGHLVFVHDELKELLLARRMNNCFLLILLGLAVLLLVFYYHVLRKTELQLVESGAVLEESRQQLALALEVADLGIWDWRPLDGDAVYTNDIFFTMLGYPPQGDVPFTMKQWMDWVHPADLQEVIAIRELFFGGDDNCYCTEYRVRSFGGQWTWIRDVGRVVRRGLQGEVERFMGVHIDITQRKEAETQRQANYENLITFMETLPDAAFLKDGEGRWQLTNRTARELFQIEDYPWQGKNDLELAEERLGWRRSHLSCITSDQEAWQVKEMFIDYEEVLGADGQEQVFEVRKMPLFFPDGQRKALVIIGREITAERLAEKKLKKSEQFLAQTQQIAGLGSWRQTLPDNAQEWSPEMYAILEFDETVKSSWHTFLERVHPDDRQMVSATYTDAVLSREPFCSEHRLLMEDGRIKYVLERGETEYDDTGKPLQSIGSVLDITARKEIEQELIGAQQHAEAASQAKSKFLANMSHELRTPMNAIIGMSKLALETELSTEQRNYIAKAHHSAEQLLGILNDILDFSKIEAGKMGLEIIHYHLHAVFDNLYNLIGLKSEEKGLLLHIDVADNVPDILQGDPLRLGQILVNLVNNAIKFTDKGSVSISVELLDRTEEQVVLHFSVTDTGIGMTLEQQKGLFQLFSQADNSITRKYGGTGLGLSICKRLVEMMGGKIWAESAYEQGSCFHFILPQQIGSPYAEIEKQADLAEIIRLLQGTRVLLVEDNQINQEVAQLMLSRQGIDVTLADNGEEALAILGQQEFDCVLMDIQMPVMDGYTACAEIRKDPKFSELPVIALTANVMAGDREKSKAAGMDGHIGKPFREEEMFAMMARLMHPESLMPAAKKKQPVQEPEVKKAPVKEPVSLFGLTGIEAGKGMKNTMNDPEIYRQVLLLFRKDQGSFAQQFQDAQAGEDPAAPTRLAHTLKGIAGTVGATRLQEEALQLEMLCREEGQVQEQARDEQFRKVVKELDAVFAELDRFFG, from the coding sequence ATGAGGACAAAAGAAATACATAATACTCTGACGGGAAGGCTCCCTCAAGGTGTCTATGCGATTAAGAAAGGGATATTTTGTTATATTCTGGCTGGAATGGTACTGCTGGGCTTGGTCTATCTTATCTCGGTTTTTTGGATGTATCGGCAGCAGGATGAGGTGCGGTTTCAGGAGTGGAAACAAACCGTTGAAGATGTGTACTCGAATCGGATCAATGAAGCGGAAAATAACCTGCGTGCATTATTAATGGTGTTACGGGAGAATCCGGCTCTGCAACAGTATTTTCTTGCCAGAGATCGGGATTTGCTGCTGGAAACCAGCCATAATCTGGAAAGAAAACTGAGTCAGGAATACCATATTACCCATTTTTATTATCACCTGCCAAACAGGGTGAATTTTCTCAGGGTGCATCAGCCACAACGTTATGGGGATCGAATTGATCGTTTCACTATAGAGGAGGCCAGTAAAACAGGAGAAATTGCCTCCGGTCTGGAGCTTGGCCCCTTGGGGACTCTGACCTTGCGGGCCGTTATCCCCTGGTATGTTGGGGGCAAGTTGATCGGGTATCTGGAGCTGGGGAGAGAGTTGGCCTCAGTAGTGTCCGCTTTTCGGCAATCTGATACAGTTGATGGCTACTTGCTGACCGTGAAAAAACAGCTTGTTGAACGGAAAGGCTGGGCCTTGGGGATGGCGATGTTGAATCGGTCAGCGGATTGGTCTGCATTTTCTGACCGGGTAATCATGATCAATACCTTGCCGGAGCGTTTTGCCTATCTCGGCAGGGAGCAGGGCGAAGACCACAGGTTTCAGAATTTTTTGCATCGGTTTATCTTTCCAGAGAATATGTTCTACATGATTTATGACCGACCTTTGCTTGATATTTCCGGCAGGCAGGTGGGGCATCTGGTCTTTGTTCATGATGAGCTCAAAGAGCTGCTGCTTGCCCGGAGGATGAATAATTGTTTCCTCTTGATCTTATTGGGTTTGGCAGTTCTGCTGCTGGTTTTTTATTATCATGTCTTGCGTAAGACAGAGCTGCAGTTGGTGGAATCCGGCGCTGTGTTGGAGGAGAGCCGCCAGCAATTGGCCCTTGCTTTGGAGGTGGCAGATCTGGGGATATGGGATTGGCGCCCTCTGGATGGTGATGCTGTGTACACCAATGATATCTTTTTCACCATGCTGGGCTATCCTCCACAAGGAGATGTACCCTTTACCATGAAACAGTGGATGGACTGGGTTCATCCTGCTGATCTTCAGGAGGTTATAGCGATTCGGGAACTTTTTTTTGGTGGTGACGATAATTGCTATTGTACAGAATATCGGGTGCGTAGCTTTGGTGGGCAATGGACGTGGATTCGTGATGTAGGGCGAGTTGTCCGTCGGGGCCTTCAAGGGGAGGTGGAGCGTTTTATGGGGGTGCATATAGATATCACCCAAAGAAAAGAGGCTGAGACCCAGAGGCAGGCAAATTATGAAAACCTGATTACCTTTATGGAAACCTTGCCCGATGCCGCCTTTCTCAAGGATGGGGAAGGGCGTTGGCAGCTGACGAATCGGACGGCGAGAGAATTGTTCCAGATTGAAGACTATCCCTGGCAAGGAAAGAACGATCTGGAGCTTGCTGAAGAGCGTCTTGGCTGGAGAAGATCCCATCTCTCCTGTATTACCAGTGATCAGGAGGCCTGGCAGGTCAAGGAGATGTTTATTGATTACGAGGAGGTTCTGGGAGCCGATGGGCAGGAGCAGGTCTTTGAAGTGCGAAAGATGCCCTTGTTCTTTCCGGATGGGCAACGTAAGGCCTTGGTGATTATCGGTCGTGAAATTACAGCAGAGCGTTTGGCTGAGAAAAAGTTGAAGAAGAGTGAGCAGTTTTTGGCCCAGACCCAGCAGATTGCCGGGCTGGGCAGTTGGCGACAGACGCTGCCTGATAATGCGCAGGAATGGTCCCCGGAAATGTATGCTATCCTGGAATTTGATGAGACGGTTAAGTCTTCCTGGCATACATTTCTTGAGCGAGTGCATCCTGATGATCGGCAGATGGTCAGTGCTACCTATACAGATGCAGTGCTCAGCAGGGAGCCTTTTTGCTCTGAGCATAGGCTGCTGATGGAGGATGGGCGGATCAAGTATGTACTTGAGCGGGGGGAGACCGAGTACGATGATACCGGGAAGCCTTTGCAGTCCATAGGTTCTGTGCTGGATATAACGGCCAGGAAAGAAATCGAGCAGGAGCTTATTGGAGCGCAGCAGCATGCAGAGGCTGCCAGTCAGGCTAAATCAAAGTTTCTTGCCAATATGAGCCATGAGCTCCGTACCCCGATGAACGCTATTATCGGGATGTCCAAGCTTGCTCTGGAAACGGAACTGAGCACAGAGCAACGGAATTATATTGCTAAGGCGCATCATTCTGCTGAGCAGTTACTCGGGATTTTAAATGATATCCTCGATTTTTCCAAGATTGAAGCAGGCAAGATGGGCTTGGAGATTATTCATTACCATTTGCATGCTGTATTTGATAATCTTTATAATCTTATTGGGTTGAAGTCGGAGGAAAAGGGGCTGCTTTTGCATATTGATGTAGCCGATAATGTCCCGGATATTTTACAGGGGGATCCCTTACGTCTGGGGCAGATTCTGGTCAATTTGGTCAATAATGCGATTAAGTTCACGGACAAGGGGAGTGTCTCTATCTCTGTTGAGCTCCTGGATAGGACAGAAGAGCAGGTGGTTCTTCATTTCAGCGTGACAGATACCGGTATTGGCATGACCCTGGAGCAGCAAAAGGGGCTCTTTCAGCTCTTCAGTCAGGCAGATAATTCGATTACCCGTAAATACGGGGGGACTGGCTTGGGCTTATCTATCTGTAAACGGCTGGTTGAAATGATGGGCGGGAAGATTTGGGCAGAGAGTGCCTATGAGCAGGGATCCTGCTTTCATTTTATTCTGCCCCAGCAGATCGGCAGTCCCTATGCTGAGATTGAAAAACAAGCTGATTTGGCCGAGATCATCAGGCTTCTTCAAGGGACGAGAGTCCTGCTGGTGGAGGATAATCAGATCAATCAGGAGGTCGCTCAGCTTATGCTCAGTCGTCAGGGTATAGATGTGACTCTTGCCGATAACGGTGAAGAGGCGTTGGCTATCCTCGGACAGCAGGAGTTCGACTGTGTCCTCATGGATATTCAGATGCCAGTGATGGATGGGTACACTGCCTGCGCAGAGATACGCAAGGATCCCAAGTTCAGTGAGCTACCTGTTATTGCCTTGACAGCCAATGTGATGGCTGGTGATCGGGAAAAAAGCAAGGCGGCAGGTATGGACGGGCATATCGGCAAGCCCTTTCGTGAGGAAGAGATGTTTGCCATGATGGCACGCCTGATGCATCCTGAGAGTTTAATGCCAGCAGCGAAGAAGAAACAGCCCGTGCAGGAACCGGAAGTAAAGAAAGCCCCTGTCAAGGAGCCTGTCAGTCTCTTTGGTCTTACAGGTATTGAGGCGGGTAAGGGCATGAAGAATACCATGAATGATCCTGAGATCTATCGTCAGGTTTTGCTGCTCTTTCGGAAGGATCAGGGGAGTTTTGCCCAACAGTTCCAGGATGCACAGGCTGGAGAAGATCCTGCTGCACCGACTCGCTTAGCTCATACCCTGAAAGGTATTGCTGGAACAGTGGGTGCAACTCGGCTTCAGGAAGAGGCGTTACAGTTAGAGATGCTTTGCCGGGAAGAGGGGCAGGTACAGGAACAGGCAAGGGATGAGCAGTTCCGCAAGGTCGTCAAGGAACTGGATGCGGTCTTTGCGGAACTGGATCGTTTTTTTGGGTGA
- a CDS encoding COR domain-containing protein translates to MLITILSAFLYIWMLKQEQRRAAQLQEIIKLSLLTQLDLSDKNLTKLPPELFQLTKLTGLEVLNLSGNQFATFPPEIFELTNLTLLDLSNNQLTALPPNILQLTNLEVLNLSGNKLTTLPPELFELTSLILLNLSGNQLTSLPPEILGLTNLTLLDLSNNLLKTLPQEITQLTRLEKLYLKGCPLTSPPAETAQQGIEAVRSYFVSLKEDVQPLNEVKVILIGDGAAGKTSLVKRLFGEKFDHCEATTHGINIHNWQVQAGDKAIKVNLWDFGGQEIMHATHQFFLSRRSLYVLVVDGRRDERPEYWLRHVEAFGGDSPVLIVLNKYDINPNFNVNRPFLQEKYPNIKAFFRTSCATGLGIEDFRKILIGELTQIPLAETRWPQSWFRVKQRIENLNKPYISSNEYASLCKEEGITEQDSQEVLVDFLNDLGAAVHFDDYVLNAMYVLDPLWVTQAVYKIITAKEITDSNGLLHVASLTEILRHEEGEKHSWPVHTHVFILELMKKFQLCWGIGEQAVLLPQLIPVDEPEFVFDYSGSLSFVLQYQDFLPPSVFPHFMVKVHQSIKPGLCWRTGVVLTDQRSGAQALVKADVEARRINLWVHGERPREYLHYLRYLLADINSSFEKLTVSERVPMPDDPQRTADYETLRKCAERGIERYMPDGSDKDYSVRQLLGLVQPKNRYELLGLAKKVDPQDEDKDFLAELLTGIVPSKVTVLGITFNLHGFFKELLARQKQKRRQGK, encoded by the coding sequence ATGCTGATAACAATATTATCTGCATTTCTCTATATATGGATGCTCAAACAAGAGCAACGTCGCGCTGCCCAATTACAGGAGATTATCAAGTTGTCGCTGCTGACCCAGCTTGATCTCAGCGACAAGAACTTGACCAAACTGCCGCCCGAATTGTTCCAGCTAACCAAGTTGACGGGTCTGGAAGTTCTTAACCTCAGTGGTAATCAGTTTGCAACGTTTCCGCCGGAAATCTTTGAGCTGACGAATTTGACACTGCTTGACCTCAGCAATAATCAGCTCACAGCTTTGCCGCCGAACATCCTTCAGCTAACTAATCTGGAAGTTCTCAACCTCAGCGGCAACAAACTGACAACATTACCGCCGGAACTCTTCGAGCTGACGAGCCTGATCCTGCTTAACCTCAGCGGTAATCAGCTCACTAGCCTACCGCCAGAAATTCTTGGGCTGACAAATTTGACTCTGCTTGACCTCAGCAATAATCTGCTCAAGACTCTACCGCAGGAAATCACCCAGCTAACCAGACTGGAAAAGCTTTACCTTAAAGGCTGTCCGCTCACCTCACCTCCGGCAGAAACCGCACAACAGGGAATAGAGGCTGTGCGCAGCTATTTTGTCTCCCTGAAAGAAGACGTGCAGCCCTTAAATGAGGTAAAAGTTATCTTAATCGGTGATGGAGCAGCAGGAAAGACTTCCTTAGTCAAGAGGCTATTTGGCGAGAAGTTTGACCACTGCGAAGCCACTACGCACGGCATCAATATCCATAACTGGCAGGTGCAGGCCGGGGACAAGGCCATCAAGGTCAATCTCTGGGACTTCGGCGGCCAAGAGATAATGCACGCCACACATCAGTTCTTCCTTTCCCGCCGCAGCCTTTATGTGCTGGTCGTGGATGGCCGGAGAGATGAGCGGCCTGAATATTGGTTGCGGCACGTCGAGGCTTTCGGCGGAGACTCACCTGTCCTGATAGTCCTCAATAAGTACGATATCAACCCGAACTTTAATGTTAACCGACCTTTCCTGCAGGAAAAGTATCCAAACATCAAGGCATTCTTTCGAACCTCTTGCGCAACCGGCCTAGGCATAGAGGATTTTCGGAAGATTCTAATTGGCGAGCTGACGCAGATACCTCTGGCCGAAACCCGTTGGCCGCAAAGCTGGTTTCGAGTCAAGCAGAGGATAGAGAATCTGAATAAACCATATATCAGCAGTAATGAATACGCATCCCTCTGTAAAGAGGAAGGCATCACGGAGCAAGATAGTCAAGAGGTGCTGGTTGACTTCCTCAATGATCTAGGCGCAGCCGTACATTTCGATGACTATGTTCTGAATGCCATGTATGTGCTTGATCCGCTCTGGGTGACGCAGGCAGTGTATAAGATCATCACGGCCAAGGAGATAACGGACAGCAACGGTCTTCTGCATGTGGCAAGCCTGACGGAAATTCTGCGGCATGAAGAAGGGGAAAAGCACTCCTGGCCGGTACATACGCATGTATTTATTCTGGAGCTGATGAAAAAGTTTCAGCTCTGCTGGGGTATAGGCGAACAGGCAGTGCTCCTCCCGCAGCTCATTCCTGTTGATGAACCGGAATTTGTCTTTGACTATAGCGGCTCATTGAGTTTCGTTCTTCAGTATCAGGATTTCCTTCCTCCCTCGGTTTTTCCTCACTTCATGGTCAAGGTGCATCAAAGTATCAAGCCGGGTCTATGCTGGCGGACTGGGGTGGTGCTGACGGACCAACGGAGCGGGGCACAGGCCTTAGTCAAGGCGGATGTGGAAGCTCGACGTATCAATCTCTGGGTGCATGGCGAACGCCCTAGGGAGTATCTGCACTATCTCCGCTATCTGCTGGCCGATATTAACAGCAGCTTTGAGAAACTCACCGTCAGCGAGCGCGTGCCCATGCCGGATGACCCGCAACGGACAGCGGACTATGAGACACTTCGGAAATGTGCAGAGCGGGGCATCGAGCGATACATGCCGGACGGATCTGACAAAGATTACAGTGTGCGTCAACTGCTTGGCTTGGTGCAGCCCAAGAATAGATATGAATTGCTCGGGCTGGCTAAAAAGGTTGATCCCCAAGATGAGGACAAAGATTTTTTAGCTGAACTGCTTACCGGAATAGTTCCATCCAAGGTGACCGTACTCGGGATAACCTTTAACCTCCACGGCTTCTTCAAGGAGCTGCTGGCTCGGCAGAAGCAGAAGCGCAGGCAGGGCAAATAA